The Thiorhodovibrio frisius genome segment CGGCGAAGCGGACAGGCGCGCAAGTACGGGGTCCGGTGCCGCTGCCATCAAAGCATGAGCACTATACCGTGCTGATTTCGCCGCATGTCAACAAAGACGCGCGCGATCAGTATGAGCTGCGTACGCACAAGCGTCTGATGGATATTGTCGACCCGACTGATAAAACGGTCGACGCCCTGATGAAGCTCGATC includes the following:
- the rpsJ gene encoding 30S ribosomal protein S10, which gives rise to MANQRIRIRLKAFDHRLIDQSAREIVETAKRTGAQVRGPVPLPSKHEHYTVLISPHVNKDARDQYELRTHKRLMDIVDPTDKTVDALMKLDLAAGVDVQIRLS